Genomic window (Hydrogenimonas cancrithermarum):
AAAATTTCTCTTCGAATTCGTGGGGGTTGTACCCTTTTTTCTCGCTCATCGATTGACCTCAAGTTTTCAAAATTAATCGCGATTATATCGAAGAAGGGGTAAGATTCTGGTTAAAATCGAGAGATATGGAATCCGTATGAAAATGAAGCGACTTTACTACACGATATTCAACATAGACGTCAATTTATTCAAAGTTCAAAATTCAAAATTCAAAATTATCCTGTAATGCCGTTATCGCGTCTCAATCCCGAACAGCTTCAGGCGGCCAAAGCGCCGTTTGGCCACAACCTCATCATCGCTTCCGCCGGTACCGGTAAAACGTCAACGATCGTCGGACGTATCGGCTACCTGCTCTCACAAGGCGTAAACCCGGAAGAGATTTTGCTGCTGACATTCACCAACAAAGCGGCGGCGGAAATGGTTGAGCGGGTGGCCGGGTACTTCAGCCGAGACGTTGCCAAACGAATCGAAGCGGGGACATTTCATGCGGTCAGCTATCGCTGGCTCAAGAAATTGAAGCGTCCCATCATCCTCAAGCAGCCGGGTGAGCTGAAGACCCTTTTTCGCAGCATCTACGAAAAACGTCAGTTTCACCATATCGGTGCCGAGGCACAGCCGCTTTCGGCCAACTTTCTGCACGATGTATACTCACTCTATCAAAACGCGACGCTGGAAGATTTTTCTGAGTGGCTTCCAAAGCGGCACGAAGGGCAGGAGCCTTTCATCGACATCTATCTCGACATCGTCCGGGAGTTCGAAGAGACCAAAAAGGAGTTTGGATTCGTCAACTTCAACGACTTGCTGATTTTGATGCGCGATGAGGCGAAACGGACGAAACTTCCTTTCAAAGAGGTGTTGATCGACGAGTATCAGGATACCAACGAGCTGCAGGGCTCGTTGATCGACGCGATGGATCCCCCTTCGCTCTTTTGCGTGGGCGACTACGACCAAAGTATCTACGCTTTCAACGGCGCCAACATCCATATCATCGGAAGTTTTACCAAAAAATTCCTCGACGCGCGGGTTTTTACACTGACCAAAAACTACCGTTCCACCGCCCCTATCCTCTCGCTTGCCAACCGGGTCATCGAGTACAATGAACGCATCTACCCCAAACAGCTCGAAGTCGTACGGCAGGGAAGCAGACAGATGCCAAAACTCCTTATTTTCGACAACCTGCTGCAGCAGTACGAGACGATCGCACAGATGATCCGCCGAAGCACAACGCCGCACCCTCAGATCGCCGTTATCTTCCGCAACAACGCCTCGGCCGACGGGATCGAAGCAATGCTCAGAGAACAGAATATCCCTTGCAAGCGAAAAGGAGGACGCAGCTTCTTCGACGCCAAAGAGGTCAAAGCCGCACTCGATATCGCGACGCTGATGGCGAACCCCAAAGATATGATGGCTTTCATCCACATCTTCGAGTATGCCAAGGGAATCGGCAGCGCTACGGCGAAAGAGCTCTTCGAGGGTCTGGTGGCACTGGGGGAGGGGAGTATGCTTCAAGGGATCTTCCGCCCAAAAGCGATGACCAACCCTTTCAAGGCGCGTACCACCAACTATCAATTGGGGCTTTTCGACCATCCGACGCAGATCGGTTCGGTTTCGCGTTTTGCACATCTTGGGTTCGACGAGCAGTTCATAGCGCATCCCATTTTGAAGCATCCGGCACTGAATTCCGACGGCGTCCGTTTCATTCACGACTTCTTCAAACTGGCCGCATCACTGAAACAGAAGAAGCAGCCGCAGGCGATCGTCCGCTCGATCCTATCGTCCACTACCTACGGTTATATCATCGAGCAGCTGGCGATCAAGCGTGCTACACTTAAAAACGGCGAGGTCGACGAATTGAAAAAAGAGGAGGCGATGGAGAGGATCAAGCGCAAAGGGGTGCTTCTAATACAGCTTGCCAGCGCTTACAACACGCTCGAAAAGTTCATCAACGCAATGGTGCTGGGTGGCGGGGAGCTGAGCGAAGGGGAGGGAGTCAACCTACTGACGGTGCATGCGAGCAAGGGGCTGGAGTTCGACGAGGTCTATGTCATCGACCTGATGGACGGCCGCTTTCCAAATCGGAAGCTCGCCAGCCAGGCAGGCCTCATAGAGGAGGAGAGACGCCTCTTTTACGTGGCCGTCACTCGGGCGAAAAATCTTCTCTATCTTTCCTATGCGAAGTATGACAGTTTTAAAGATATCACCTTCTTTCCATCACAGTTTCTCTATGAAGCCGCTCTTTTGAAAAAAGACCAGACTTACGAAAAACTCAAAACGCTCTGCTAACCGGCTTAATGCGCCTTGACGGCACGTGCCATATCCCACATCGGCAGGAAGATTCCAAGTGCAAGCAGCAGAACCAGTCCGGCGATAATCGCCAGCATAATCGGTTCGATATAAGAGGACATATTGTCCAGAATGTAGTTGAAGCGCATGCGGTAATAGTCGGTGACTTTGCGCATCATACTGTCGAGCTGTCCGCTGCTCTCGCCGGCAGAGATCATCTGGATGATCATATTTTCGAAAACTCCCGTATCTTTGAAAGCTTCGGTTAGACTGACACCCCTTGATACTGAGACCTTAACCGCTTCAAGCTTCTCTTTCAACACGGCGTTATCGATCATACTCGTAGCGGTATCGAGCGCGTCGGCGATCGGGATTCCCGCATGTACCAGTTCGGTAAAGACGATCGAAAAACGGTTGAGTGTCGCGAAAAAGATAATATCTTTGATCAAATAGGTCTTCAGCATGAGCTTGTCGGCTTTGTACTTGAAGTTTTCGTTGTTCCTATACAGATATAGAATGAGCATGATGAAAAAGACCAGTCCGACCAAGACAATCAGACCGTAATTGCTCATGACATGTTCGATGCCCAGCAGGATCTTGGTCGGAAGCGGAAGTTCTGCATGAAATTTTTCAAAAATCGCTTTGAACTTGGGGACGACCACCATGATGAGGATGGTAAATGCGATCGCCATCGCGCCCATCGTAATCATCGGATAGCGCATCGCTTTTTTGAATTTCTGGACATTTTCCTGAATCTCTTCGAGAATGTCGGCCAGGCTTGCAAGAGCGTCGGCCATGTTACCGGTCTGCTCACCCAGTTCGATCATGGCGAGTGTAATTCCTCCGACATCGTATCTGTATCGTTTGAATGTCTCCGAAAGGCTCAGTCCGGAGTTGATGTTTTCAGATGCCTGCGTCAGAATCTCTTTGAGCTTCGCGTCGTTTGTCGCACCGGCAATTTCATTGAGCGCATCGTGGACGGAAATGCCGGCATTGGTCATGACAGCCAGCTGGCGAATCGCGGCGATGAGATTTTTCGGCTGTACCTTTTTGTTGGCGACGGTCGTCCTGAATTGCGAGAAGAACTCTTTGATGGTCGCGTCGATCGGAGCGGAGATCTCTTTGATGCGGATAAGCGTTCCCTGATAATCTTTCTTTGCCTTGCTGATCGCATCGGCCCTGTCGTTGGCCTTGAGAATGATATTTCGCCGGTTCCCCCGCACCAATAGTGTAACTTGATAATATTTCATGATAACCTCGCAACTCTGAGTACTTCTTCGATTGTCGTCTTGCCTTCAATCGCCTTGTTGACACCATCCTGGATCATCGTGACAAAACCCTGCTTGAACGCTTCCTGGGTCAGCTCGGCTTTGGATGCTTCCCTTGCGATCATGCTCGTAAGCGTTTCGTTGACACGAAGTACCTCGCTGATCATTTCACGGCCTCTGTAACCGGTACCCTGACACTCCTTGCAGCCCGTTCCTTTGTAAAACTGGTATGTCTCGGGAATATATTCATGCAATTCGTTAATGATATGATCGGGAATTTCAACCGCTTTTTTACAGTAGGGGCAGATTTTTCTTACCAGACGCTGCGCTTCGATCGCGATCAACGAACCGCTGATAAGATAGGGCTCGATCCCCATATCGGCCATACGGGTTATCGCACTGATCGCATCGTTTGTATGCAGTGTCGAAAGGACGAGGTGCCCTGTCAGCGCTGCCTGGACCGCGATGCGAAGTGTCTCCTGGTCACGAATCTCACCGATCATGATGATATCCGGATCCTGACGCAAAATCGATCGCAACGCACTGGCGAATGTGAGCCCGACTTTGGCGTTGACCTGTACCTGTTGTACCAGGTTCATCTGGTATTCGACCGGATCCTCGACGGTGATCAGTTTTTTGTCGACACTTTTGAGGTTGTTGAGTGCACCATAGAGTGTCGTGGTTTTACCGCTTCCCGTCGGTCCCGTAACGAGCACGATACCGTAAGGAACCTTCAAGGCATCGTTGAATATATTGAAATTATGTGAACTCATACCCGCATCTTCGAGCCGGATCATCACTTTCGATTTGTCCAAAATACGCATGACGATCGATTCACCGTTCATGATCGGAAGCGTCGAAACACGAAAATCGAACTCCCTGCTCATAATGGTTGCCGAAAAACGGCCGTCTTGAGGCTTCCGCCTCTCCGCTATATCGAGGTTGGAGAGAAGTTTGAGACGTGAAGAGAGTGGTGGATAGATATCTTTATCGAAACGGAAACTTTCGGTGAGCATCCCGTCGATACGGCTTCGTACAATACAACTGTTTTCGGTCGGTTCGATATGAATGTCGCTCGCACGGGCGATGATCGCGGATTTGAGAATCACTTCGATAAGCTTCAAAATCGCAGAGGACTCGCTCGCTTCCGTGGCAGATGCGCTTTCGGAAATCTCTTCTCTGATCTCGTTGATAAGACCTTTGATACTCTCCGACATCTCGAGACGATTGAGATGATAGTCGATCTGGCTCGGCCGTGCAATCGCTGCGACAACCGGTTTCTTCGGAAAAACCCGCTGAATCGTCTCCTGGGCGCTGAAGTCGAAAGGATCTTTGAAAACGACGATGACATTCAGATCGGACTCTTTAATCGGAAGGGCGCCGATCTTTTCGAGTTTCTGCATCGGAAGCTTCGAAATGAGACGCAGGTCGATATCGACTTCGTCGAGGTTCACATACTCCATCTTCATCAATTCGGCAAGATGCTTGAGAACCATATCGATATTGATGGCGCTGCCTTCTTGTTCAAGCATCTCGAGCGTAAGGTTGCCTTTTCTCACTTCATCCGCAATCAGCCGATATGCCTGGTTGGGTTGAACGATTTTATGGTCGATCAGAGCTTTGAGTGTGATCTTTTTCTCTTTTTTGCTTCGCAGCAGATCCGCGATCTGCTCTTTCGTCACCAGACCCGACGCGATCAATAATTCGATTATCTTGCCCATACGTCACCAATACCTGTGAATTTTGATAATATTGCCGTCCAGCCTCTCTTCTACAACCATTTTATGTACTTTGCCGTTCGATTCCACATAGAGAACGTACAGCATTCCCGACTCCTGTTCGGGTGTCAGATAAT
Coding sequences:
- a CDS encoding ATP-dependent helicase; translated protein: MPLSRLNPEQLQAAKAPFGHNLIIASAGTGKTSTIVGRIGYLLSQGVNPEEILLLTFTNKAAAEMVERVAGYFSRDVAKRIEAGTFHAVSYRWLKKLKRPIILKQPGELKTLFRSIYEKRQFHHIGAEAQPLSANFLHDVYSLYQNATLEDFSEWLPKRHEGQEPFIDIYLDIVREFEETKKEFGFVNFNDLLILMRDEAKRTKLPFKEVLIDEYQDTNELQGSLIDAMDPPSLFCVGDYDQSIYAFNGANIHIIGSFTKKFLDARVFTLTKNYRSTAPILSLANRVIEYNERIYPKQLEVVRQGSRQMPKLLIFDNLLQQYETIAQMIRRSTTPHPQIAVIFRNNASADGIEAMLREQNIPCKRKGGRSFFDAKEVKAALDIATLMANPKDMMAFIHIFEYAKGIGSATAKELFEGLVALGEGSMLQGIFRPKAMTNPFKARTTNYQLGLFDHPTQIGSVSRFAHLGFDEQFIAHPILKHPALNSDGVRFIHDFFKLAASLKQKKQPQAIVRSILSSTTYGYIIEQLAIKRATLKNGEVDELKKEEAMERIKRKGVLLIQLASAYNTLEKFINAMVLGGGELSEGEGVNLLTVHASKGLEFDEVYVIDLMDGRFPNRKLASQAGLIEEERRLFYVAVTRAKNLLYLSYAKYDSFKDITFFPSQFLYEAALLKKDQTYEKLKTLC
- a CDS encoding type II secretion system F family protein; this translates as MKYYQVTLLVRGNRRNIILKANDRADAISKAKKDYQGTLIRIKEISAPIDATIKEFFSQFRTTVANKKVQPKNLIAAIRQLAVMTNAGISVHDALNEIAGATNDAKLKEILTQASENINSGLSLSETFKRYRYDVGGITLAMIELGEQTGNMADALASLADILEEIQENVQKFKKAMRYPMITMGAMAIAFTILIMVVVPKFKAIFEKFHAELPLPTKILLGIEHVMSNYGLIVLVGLVFFIMLILYLYRNNENFKYKADKLMLKTYLIKDIIFFATLNRFSIVFTELVHAGIPIADALDTATSMIDNAVLKEKLEAVKVSVSRGVSLTEAFKDTGVFENMIIQMISAGESSGQLDSMMRKVTDYYRMRFNYILDNMSSYIEPIMLAIIAGLVLLLALGIFLPMWDMARAVKAH
- a CDS encoding GspE/PulE family protein, with the translated sequence MGKIIELLIASGLVTKEQIADLLRSKKEKKITLKALIDHKIVQPNQAYRLIADEVRKGNLTLEMLEQEGSAINIDMVLKHLAELMKMEYVNLDEVDIDLRLISKLPMQKLEKIGALPIKESDLNVIVVFKDPFDFSAQETIQRVFPKKPVVAAIARPSQIDYHLNRLEMSESIKGLINEIREEISESASATEASESSAILKLIEVILKSAIIARASDIHIEPTENSCIVRSRIDGMLTESFRFDKDIYPPLSSRLKLLSNLDIAERRKPQDGRFSATIMSREFDFRVSTLPIMNGESIVMRILDKSKVMIRLEDAGMSSHNFNIFNDALKVPYGIVLVTGPTGSGKTTTLYGALNNLKSVDKKLITVEDPVEYQMNLVQQVQVNAKVGLTFASALRSILRQDPDIIMIGEIRDQETLRIAVQAALTGHLVLSTLHTNDAISAITRMADMGIEPYLISGSLIAIEAQRLVRKICPYCKKAVEIPDHIINELHEYIPETYQFYKGTGCKECQGTGYRGREMISEVLRVNETLTSMIAREASKAELTQEAFKQGFVTMIQDGVNKAIEGKTTIEEVLRVARLS